Proteins encoded together in one Variovorax paradoxus EPS window:
- a CDS encoding ABC transporter permease yields the protein MNALFSIAWRSAWNRRFTLALTVFSIALSTFLLLGVERIRTELRENFASSVSGTDLIVGARTGSTQLLLYSVFRIGAATNNISWKSVQALAAHQGVDWVVPLSLGDSHRGFAVLATSPEYFARFRYGDKQLLKLREGKPFSELFDAVVGAEVADKLGYHVGQKITLAHGSGELNVAEHADKPFTVVGVLARTGTPVDRTVHIGLEAMEAIHLEWVGGAPMPGVKIPAEQVRKFDLTPKNVTAALVGLKNRAAVFGVQRWISTYNGEPLMAILPGVALDELWSVIGIGENALLLMSALVALVSLAGLVSVVMAGLNERRRELAVLRAVGAGLRHVLALLALEGAMVTVLGVAFGVVMAVLGIALLSPWLQSQFGLTLSLSEPTLNEWLLMASLLVAGWLASLLPGIRAYRLSLADGLSPRI from the coding sequence ATGAACGCCCTCTTTTCCATCGCGTGGCGCAGCGCCTGGAACCGCCGGTTCACGCTCGCACTCACTGTGTTCTCGATCGCGCTCTCGACCTTCCTGCTGCTTGGCGTCGAGCGCATCCGCACCGAGCTGCGCGAGAACTTCGCCTCGTCCGTTTCGGGCACCGACCTCATCGTCGGCGCGCGCACCGGCTCCACGCAGCTCCTGCTGTACTCGGTGTTCCGCATCGGCGCGGCCACCAACAACATCTCCTGGAAGAGCGTGCAGGCGCTGGCCGCGCACCAGGGCGTCGACTGGGTCGTGCCGCTGTCGCTGGGCGATTCGCACCGCGGCTTCGCGGTGCTGGCGACATCGCCCGAGTACTTCGCGCGCTTTCGCTACGGCGACAAGCAACTCCTGAAGCTGCGCGAGGGCAAGCCCTTCAGCGAACTCTTCGATGCGGTGGTCGGTGCCGAAGTGGCCGACAAGCTCGGCTACCACGTGGGCCAGAAGATCACGCTCGCGCACGGCAGCGGCGAACTCAACGTGGCCGAGCATGCCGACAAGCCCTTCACCGTGGTCGGCGTGCTCGCACGCACCGGCACGCCGGTGGACCGCACGGTGCACATCGGCCTCGAAGCGATGGAGGCCATCCACCTCGAATGGGTGGGCGGCGCGCCGATGCCGGGCGTGAAGATTCCCGCCGAGCAGGTGCGCAAGTTCGACCTCACGCCCAAGAACGTGACGGCCGCGCTCGTGGGCCTGAAGAACCGCGCCGCGGTGTTCGGCGTGCAGCGCTGGATTTCCACCTACAACGGCGAACCGCTGATGGCCATCCTCCCCGGCGTGGCGCTCGACGAGTTGTGGAGCGTGATCGGCATCGGCGAGAACGCGCTCTTGCTGATGTCGGCGTTGGTCGCGCTGGTGAGCCTCGCGGGCCTGGTCTCCGTGGTGATGGCGGGCCTGAATGAACGGCGGCGCGAGTTGGCTGTGCTGCGCGCCGTGGGCGCGGGCCTGCGCCATGTGCTGGCGCTGCTCGCGCTCGAAGGCGCGATGGTCACCGTGCTCGGCGTGGCCTTCGGCGTGGTGATGGCGGTGCTCGGCATCGCCCTGCTCTCGCCGTGGCTGCAGTCGCAGTTCGGGCTGACACTGAGCCTCTCGGAACCTACACTCAACGAGTGGCTGCTGATGGCGAGCCTGCTGGTCGCAGGCTGGCTGGCAAGCTTGCTCCCTGGCATTCGCGCCTACCGACTCTCACTGGCGGACGGCCTCTCACCGAGGATTTGA
- a CDS encoding sulfurtransferase, with the protein MYTTLVSVEQLQQLQASDAPLMVFDCSFDLMKPEAGPQLYAAAHIPGAQYANLDTDLSARHGLPGAHGDVVVAQEDGVPASGGRHPLPSREKFAAWLSSVGFSNDMQAVVYDRNGANYCGRLWWMLKWMGHDAVAVLDGGLQAWQAVGGEVTDREEPARFQSNFVQGEPLAKLVTTDTVLRRLGQADQQLIDARAGARYRGEVEPLDPIAGHIPGALNRPFADNLGPDGKFKPASQLRAEFEALLAGRDAATVVHQCGSGVSAVPNLLAMQIAGLGTTALYAGSWSEWSNTPGLPTRQGAEP; encoded by the coding sequence ATGTACACCACCCTCGTCAGCGTCGAACAACTCCAGCAACTGCAAGCCAGCGATGCACCGCTCATGGTGTTCGACTGCAGCTTCGACCTCATGAAGCCCGAAGCCGGCCCGCAGCTCTACGCCGCGGCCCACATTCCGGGCGCGCAATACGCCAACCTCGACACCGACCTGAGCGCCAGGCACGGCCTGCCCGGCGCGCACGGCGACGTGGTCGTCGCGCAGGAAGACGGCGTGCCCGCCTCGGGCGGCCGCCATCCGCTGCCCAGCCGCGAGAAGTTCGCGGCGTGGCTTTCCAGCGTCGGATTCTCCAACGACATGCAGGCCGTGGTGTACGACCGCAACGGCGCCAACTACTGCGGGCGCCTGTGGTGGATGCTCAAGTGGATGGGCCACGACGCGGTGGCCGTGCTCGACGGCGGCCTGCAGGCCTGGCAGGCCGTGGGCGGCGAAGTGACCGACCGCGAGGAGCCCGCGCGCTTCCAGTCGAATTTCGTACAGGGCGAGCCGTTGGCGAAGCTCGTGACTACCGACACCGTGTTGCGTCGGCTCGGCCAAGCTGACCAGCAGCTGATCGACGCACGGGCCGGTGCACGATATCGCGGCGAGGTGGAACCTCTGGACCCGATTGCCGGTCACATCCCCGGGGCCCTGAACCGGCCCTTCGCCGACAACCTCGGCCCCGACGGCAAGTTCAAGCCAGCATCGCAATTGCGTGCCGAGTTCGAAGCGCTGCTCGCGGGACGCGATGCGGCGACAGTCGTCCACCAATGCGGCAGCGGCGTGAGCGCGGTGCCCAACCTGCTTGCGATGCAGATCGCCGGGCTCGGGACGACCGCGCTCTATGCCGGCAGCTGGAGCGAATGGAGCAACACGCCGGGGCTGCCGACCCGGCAAGGCGCAGAACCATGA
- a CDS encoding polyprenyl synthetase family protein, translated as MSAATMTDWTPARLAGWSEPHLMRVEAALSRWVGVEAPVLLGDAMRYAVLDGGKRLRPLLVLAASEAVGGNEAAALRAACAAELIHAYSLVHDDLPCMDNDVLRRGKPTVHVKFGEADALLAGDALQALAFELLAPEGDEIPAATQATLCRLLARAAGSQGMAGGQAIDLASVGIALNETQLREMHRLKTGALLQGSVEMGAACGNVSAAALAALRDYGAAIGLAFQVVDDILDVTADSQTLGKTAGKDAAADKPTYVSLLGLDGARTQARQLLADALAALTKSGLADTAALRALAHMVVDRDR; from the coding sequence ATGAGCGCGGCCACCATGACCGACTGGACCCCCGCCCGGCTCGCCGGCTGGAGCGAACCGCACCTGATGCGTGTCGAAGCGGCGCTGTCGCGCTGGGTCGGCGTCGAGGCGCCGGTACTGCTGGGCGATGCGATGCGCTACGCGGTGCTCGACGGCGGCAAGCGCCTGCGGCCGCTCCTGGTGCTCGCGGCCAGCGAGGCGGTCGGCGGCAATGAAGCCGCTGCGCTGCGCGCGGCCTGCGCCGCCGAACTGATCCACGCCTATTCGCTGGTGCACGACGACCTGCCCTGCATGGACAACGACGTGCTGCGCCGTGGCAAGCCCACGGTGCATGTGAAGTTCGGCGAAGCCGATGCGCTGCTCGCGGGCGACGCGCTGCAGGCCCTGGCCTTCGAGCTGCTGGCGCCCGAGGGCGACGAGATTCCCGCGGCCACGCAGGCCACGCTGTGCCGCCTGCTCGCGCGCGCCGCCGGCAGCCAGGGCATGGCGGGCGGCCAGGCGATCGACCTGGCCAGCGTCGGCATTGCACTCAACGAAACCCAGCTGCGCGAAATGCACCGGCTGAAGACCGGCGCGCTGCTGCAGGGCAGCGTCGAGATGGGCGCTGCGTGCGGCAATGTGAGCGCCGCTGCGCTGGCGGCGCTGCGCGACTACGGCGCGGCAATCGGCCTCGCATTCCAGGTGGTGGACGACATCCTCGACGTCACCGCCGATTCGCAAACCCTGGGCAAGACGGCCGGCAAGGACGCCGCCGCCGACAAGCCCACCTATGTGTCGCTGCTCGGCCTCGACGGTGCACGCACGCAGGCCCGCCAACTGCTGGCCGATGCGCTCGCCGCCCTGACCAAGAGCGGCCTGGCCGACACCGCCGCGCTGCGTGCATTGGCCCACATGGTGGTCGACCGCGACCGCTGA
- a CDS encoding DUF3299 domain-containing protein, whose protein sequence is MRIAKKISTITAFNRLSLLLAGAGLAAMAWAAEPAPKDTTASNPLGGKAAAPAVAKGTPGQPRQITWEELVPKDWDPAKDFKGMDLSALDDGDPRANEMLMKMQEVSNNAPTNPAMNGAEIKIPGFIVPLEEAKGEVTEFLLVPYFGACIHTPPPPANQILHVIPQKGAKFRAMDTVWVTGKLQTQRNDSMMGVSGYHVSASSVTKYSGGAK, encoded by the coding sequence ATGCGCATCGCAAAGAAGATTTCCACGATCACGGCTTTCAATCGGCTTTCATTGCTGCTGGCCGGCGCCGGCCTCGCAGCGATGGCATGGGCCGCCGAACCAGCCCCCAAGGACACCACCGCATCGAACCCGCTCGGCGGCAAGGCTGCCGCACCCGCCGTTGCCAAGGGCACGCCGGGCCAGCCGCGCCAAATCACCTGGGAAGAACTGGTGCCCAAGGACTGGGACCCGGCCAAGGACTTCAAGGGCATGGACCTGAGCGCGCTGGACGACGGCGACCCGCGCGCCAACGAGATGCTCATGAAGATGCAGGAGGTGTCGAACAACGCACCGACCAACCCTGCGATGAACGGCGCCGAGATCAAGATCCCCGGCTTCATCGTGCCGCTCGAAGAGGCCAAGGGCGAGGTCACCGAGTTCCTGCTCGTGCCCTACTTCGGCGCCTGCATCCACACGCCGCCGCCGCCGGCCAACCAGATCCTGCACGTCATTCCGCAGAAGGGCGCCAAGTTCCGCGCCATGGACACCGTGTGGGTCACCGGCAAGCTGCAGACCCAGCGCAACGATTCGATGATGGGCGTGAGCGGCTACCACGTGAGCGCGAGCAGCGTCACGAAGTACTCGGGCGGCGCCAAGTAA
- a CDS encoding DUF2796 domain-containing protein → MKPIRLRRISGLAISAALFAAAPFVSAQAQQQHAHVHGQMKLDVAIDGPTVVIDMESPLDNIVGFERAPKTDADKATVEAAVAQLRAADKLFTIDPAANCKLGPVDLRSGALGLGNPDPNEPPGHADLDATFSFNCTNAAAAKFIDLNLFSVFKGLRQIDSQIASSQGQFKRQLKRPTGAQAAQPARLSWGK, encoded by the coding sequence ATGAAACCCATCCGACTCCGACGCATCTCCGGTCTCGCAATCTCCGCAGCCTTGTTCGCTGCAGCCCCGTTCGTTTCCGCGCAAGCCCAGCAGCAACACGCCCATGTGCACGGCCAGATGAAGCTGGACGTGGCCATCGACGGCCCCACCGTGGTGATCGACATGGAATCGCCGCTGGACAACATCGTCGGCTTCGAACGCGCCCCGAAGACCGATGCCGATAAAGCCACCGTCGAAGCCGCCGTCGCCCAATTACGCGCGGCCGACAAGCTCTTCACCATCGACCCCGCCGCCAACTGCAAGCTCGGCCCGGTCGACCTGCGCTCCGGCGCGCTCGGCCTCGGCAACCCCGACCCGAACGAGCCTCCGGGCCATGCCGACCTGGACGCGACCTTCTCCTTCAACTGCACCAACGCGGCCGCCGCGAAGTTCATCGACCTGAACCTGTTCAGCGTCTTCAAGGGCCTGCGCCAGATCGATTCGCAGATCGCTTCGTCGCAAGGCCAGTTCAAGCGCCAGCTCAAGCGTCCCACCGGTGCGCAAGCGGCCCAGCCCGCTCGCTTGAGCTGGGGCAAGTAG
- a CDS encoding DUF3300 domain-containing protein, translating into MNIQRPAPQSLPRVLAISLCIGALVLAGCDKAAPPNAAPPATEPAAEQQPISMPPPTVPQAPAAPVPAAYTPPSAEQLYQLVAPIALYPDKLVAQILAGATYPEQITAAHDWLGQNQSLKAGPLADAANQQPWDPSVKSLTAFRPVLDQLAGNITWTESLGKAYYNDPADVMNAIQVMRQRASKAGRLKNNDKLRVASAQAPRDYVPAPDMQAAYGGPAVIEAPQQLITIEPVQPDVVYVPRYDPQVIYGEPLPVYPGYAYAPPPPVEVAPGYSRGQVAAAGALAFGTGVIVGAALERHGWGWNSWNVNWGAPRDRRYDRDRDRDRVAQPAFARPAVVYNNSTYISRSTTVVNNVRNVYNNNDRSDRNGGPRGMPPGAPPPNFAQQQQQAQFAQMQQQQARQQQAAAQQQQVQQQQAQQRAQQQAQQQQAQQLQVQQAQQQQQARQAQLQQRAQQQQQEQARRQQAQQAQQQAQQQARAANQQQPQQQQQARLQQQQQQEQLRRQQMEQQQQARTASQQAQQQQQRALQDRQRQQQQQQQSQQAQQDQSRRQQMQAQQQAQAQTRAAQQQQAQQQQIQRQQAQQQQRQQQAQNEARQQQDQMRRQQQQQQQQQAQAARAQQQQAMQQQQQQRQQQMQQQQQAQQAQMRQQQQQAAQARQQQQQQAQQHAAAAVAAAAAHKPPARPGEPPRQQP; encoded by the coding sequence ATGAACATCCAACGTCCCGCCCCTCAATCCCTCCCCCGCGTGCTCGCGATCTCGCTGTGCATCGGCGCACTCGTTCTCGCGGGTTGCGACAAGGCTGCACCGCCGAACGCCGCGCCGCCCGCGACAGAACCTGCAGCGGAGCAGCAACCGATCTCGATGCCTCCGCCCACGGTGCCGCAGGCGCCCGCAGCGCCGGTGCCGGCGGCCTACACACCGCCCTCGGCCGAGCAGCTCTACCAGCTGGTCGCCCCCATCGCGCTCTATCCCGACAAGCTCGTCGCGCAGATTCTCGCGGGCGCCACCTACCCCGAGCAGATCACCGCCGCACACGACTGGCTCGGGCAGAACCAGTCGCTCAAGGCCGGCCCGCTCGCCGATGCGGCTAACCAGCAGCCTTGGGACCCGAGCGTGAAATCGCTCACCGCCTTCAGGCCCGTGCTCGACCAGCTCGCCGGCAACATCACGTGGACCGAATCGCTCGGCAAGGCTTATTACAACGACCCGGCCGACGTGATGAACGCGATCCAGGTCATGCGGCAGCGCGCATCGAAAGCGGGCCGCCTGAAGAACAACGACAAGCTGCGGGTGGCCAGCGCCCAGGCGCCGCGCGACTACGTGCCGGCACCGGACATGCAGGCCGCGTACGGCGGACCCGCCGTGATCGAGGCGCCGCAGCAACTGATCACCATCGAGCCCGTGCAGCCCGACGTGGTGTACGTGCCGCGCTACGACCCGCAGGTGATCTACGGCGAGCCCTTGCCTGTGTACCCCGGCTATGCGTACGCACCGCCGCCGCCCGTGGAGGTCGCGCCGGGCTACAGCCGCGGCCAGGTTGCCGCGGCCGGCGCGCTGGCGTTCGGCACCGGCGTGATCGTGGGCGCCGCACTGGAACGCCACGGCTGGGGCTGGAACTCATGGAACGTGAACTGGGGCGCACCGCGCGATCGCAGATATGACCGCGATCGCGACCGTGACCGCGTGGCGCAGCCGGCCTTTGCACGGCCTGCGGTGGTCTACAACAACAGCACCTACATCTCGCGTTCGACCACGGTGGTCAACAACGTGCGCAACGTCTACAACAACAACGATCGCAGCGACCGCAACGGCGGACCACGCGGCATGCCGCCCGGCGCGCCGCCGCCCAACTTTGCGCAGCAGCAGCAACAAGCGCAGTTCGCGCAGATGCAACAACAACAGGCACGCCAGCAGCAGGCCGCGGCGCAACAGCAGCAGGTGCAACAACAGCAAGCACAGCAACGCGCACAGCAGCAGGCTCAACAGCAACAAGCGCAGCAGTTGCAAGTCCAGCAAGCTCAACAGCAACAACAGGCGCGGCAGGCCCAACTTCAGCAACGCGCGCAACAGCAACAGCAGGAACAAGCGCGCCGTCAGCAAGCGCAGCAGGCCCAACAACAGGCACAGCAGCAGGCACGCGCCGCCAACCAGCAGCAACCGCAGCAACAGCAACAGGCCCGGCTCCAACAGCAACAACAGCAGGAGCAGTTGCGGCGCCAGCAAATGGAGCAACAACAGCAGGCACGCACCGCGAGCCAGCAGGCCCAGCAACAGCAGCAGCGCGCGTTGCAGGACCGGCAGCGCCAGCAGCAACAACAACAGCAATCCCAACAGGCGCAGCAGGATCAGTCACGGCGCCAACAGATGCAGGCGCAGCAGCAAGCGCAGGCTCAAACCCGCGCCGCGCAGCAGCAACAGGCTCAACAGCAGCAGATACAGCGGCAGCAGGCGCAGCAACAGCAACGCCAGCAGCAGGCCCAGAACGAGGCCCGTCAGCAGCAGGACCAGATGCGCCGCCAGCAACAGCAACAGCAGCAACAACAAGCCCAGGCTGCACGCGCACAGCAGCAACAGGCGATGCAACAACAGCAGCAGCAACGCCAGCAGCAGATGCAGCAACAGCAGCAGGCGCAACAGGCCCAGATGCGACAGCAGCAGCAACAGGCGGCCCAAGCGCGCCAACAGCAGCAGCAACAGGCTCAACAGCACGCTGCGGCGGCGGTCGCCGCAGCCGCTGCCCACAAGCCGCCGGCCCGCCCCGGCGAGCCACCTCGTCAGCAGCCCTGA
- a CDS encoding ABC transporter ATP-binding protein: MSTASQADSTPLRVVLAAESLRFTWPGVKAPCIDIEAFRITAGESVFLHGPSGCGKSTLLSLLAGVLVADEGRVSLLGHDWSQLSSAARDRCRVAHVGYIFQQFNLLPYLSVLDNVLLPCRFSARREAQAARRGSSHGSREEAEHLLDQMGLDRNLWKRQALQLSVGQQQRVAAARALIGQPEVVIADEPTSALDEDRREAFLDVLLTACVENHSALVFVSHDQRIAQRFARHVLLPEINRAASTAMAVDA, encoded by the coding sequence GTGAGCACCGCTTCGCAGGCCGACTCGACGCCCCTGCGCGTCGTGCTCGCGGCCGAATCGCTGCGCTTTACATGGCCCGGCGTGAAGGCGCCCTGCATCGACATCGAGGCCTTCCGCATCACCGCCGGCGAATCGGTGTTTCTGCACGGCCCGAGCGGCTGCGGCAAGAGCACGCTGCTGTCGCTGCTGGCCGGCGTGCTGGTGGCCGACGAAGGCCGCGTGAGTTTGCTGGGCCACGACTGGTCACAGCTCTCCAGCGCCGCGCGCGACCGCTGCCGCGTGGCGCATGTCGGCTACATCTTCCAGCAGTTCAACCTGCTGCCTTACCTGAGCGTGCTCGACAACGTGCTGCTGCCCTGCCGCTTTTCGGCGCGGCGCGAAGCGCAGGCCGCGCGCCGCGGCAGTTCGCACGGTTCACGCGAAGAAGCAGAGCACCTGCTCGACCAGATGGGCCTGGACCGCAACCTCTGGAAGCGCCAGGCGCTGCAGCTCTCGGTGGGCCAGCAGCAGCGCGTGGCCGCGGCGCGTGCGCTCATCGGCCAGCCCGAAGTGGTGATTGCCGACGAGCCGACCTCCGCGCTCGACGAAGACCGGCGCGAGGCCTTTCTCGACGTGCTGTTGACCGCCTGCGTCGAGAACCACAGCGCCCTCGTCTTCGTGAGCCATGACCAGCGCATTGCGCAGCGCTTCGCGCGGCATGTGCTGCTGCCCGAGATCAATCGCGCGGCTTCGACGGCGATGGCGGTGGACGCATGA
- a CDS encoding DMT family transporter: MVLGAFLFATMSVVVKVASQWFNSGEMVLGRGLIGIVFLWLLARKMRVSLATKYPGMHAWRSTIGVISLGAWFYAIAHMPLATAVTLNYMSSVWVAAFLIGGALLAWVPVPGRDGRVARPPLQGALAMTVLAGFIGVVLMLKPTVSGNEGFAGMLGLLSGLTAAFAYMQVVALSRIGEPELRTVFYFAVGSAVAGAFATAATGFSGGSSWTWQHALWLLPIGLLAALGQLCMTRAYATAKTEAGTLVVANLQYSGIIFAAFYSVVVFDDRIDAAGWGGMALIIASGIAATVLRQRAVPKAPAEEH, from the coding sequence ATGGTGCTCGGCGCCTTTTTGTTCGCGACGATGAGCGTGGTCGTGAAGGTCGCCTCGCAGTGGTTCAACAGCGGCGAGATGGTGCTGGGCCGCGGCCTCATCGGCATCGTTTTCCTCTGGCTCCTGGCTCGCAAGATGCGCGTCTCGCTCGCCACCAAATACCCCGGCATGCACGCGTGGCGCAGCACCATCGGCGTGATCTCGCTGGGAGCATGGTTCTACGCCATCGCGCACATGCCGCTCGCCACCGCCGTCACGCTCAACTACATGAGCAGCGTGTGGGTCGCTGCCTTCCTGATTGGCGGCGCGCTGCTCGCATGGGTGCCGGTGCCCGGACGCGACGGCCGCGTGGCGCGCCCGCCGCTGCAGGGCGCGCTCGCCATGACGGTGCTCGCAGGCTTCATCGGCGTGGTGCTGATGCTCAAGCCCACGGTGAGCGGCAACGAAGGCTTCGCGGGCATGCTGGGGCTGCTGTCGGGCCTCACGGCCGCCTTCGCCTACATGCAGGTCGTGGCGCTCTCTCGCATCGGCGAGCCAGAGCTGCGCACGGTTTTCTATTTCGCGGTCGGCTCGGCCGTCGCCGGTGCCTTCGCCACGGCGGCCACCGGGTTTTCGGGCGGCAGTTCGTGGACGTGGCAGCATGCGCTGTGGCTGCTGCCCATCGGCCTGCTCGCCGCCCTCGGGCAGCTCTGCATGACCCGTGCCTACGCCACGGCCAAGACAGAAGCCGGCACCCTCGTGGTGGCCAACCTGCAGTACTCGGGCATCATCTTTGCGGCGTTCTACAGCGTGGTGGTGTTCGATGACCGCATCGATGCCGCCGGCTGGGGCGGCATGGCGCTCATCATCGCGAGCGGCATCGCGGCCACCGTGCTGCGCCAGCGGGCGGTGCCCAAGGCGCCGGCCGAAGAACACTGA
- the xseB gene encoding exodeoxyribonuclease VII small subunit: MPKVPSPSSSSPAATPDTGPLPVSYEAGLQELEQLVAELESGQLPLDQLLGSYQRGAALLAFCRDKLQAVEDQIKVLDAGSLKVWTAE; encoded by the coding sequence ATGCCCAAGGTGCCTTCCCCTTCCTCTTCCAGCCCGGCGGCCACGCCCGATACGGGGCCGTTGCCCGTCAGTTACGAAGCCGGGCTTCAGGAACTGGAACAACTGGTTGCAGAACTCGAATCGGGCCAGTTGCCCCTCGATCAGCTCCTGGGCAGCTACCAGCGCGGCGCCGCATTGCTCGCCTTCTGCCGCGACAAGCTGCAGGCGGTCGAAGACCAGATCAAGGTGCTCGACGCGGGCAGCCTCAAGGTCTGGACGGCCGAATGA
- a CDS encoding aromatic ring-hydroxylating oxygenase subunit alpha has protein sequence MSDLSLQLQQAASQLPVSAYFDEALYAREMQNLFARGPRYVGHRLAVPEMGNFHTLPQEHQGRALVHTPKGVELISNVCRHRQALILQGRGQLDNQAGGNIVCPLHRWTYAASDARTTGTLIGAPHFDQDPCLNLHNYPLTEWNGLLFEKNSDGTGRDVAADMRGLGPQADLDFSGYALDRVELHECNYNWKTFIEVYLEDYHVGPFHPGLGSFVTCDDLRWEFNQNYSVQTVGVANRLGRAGSPVYQKWQEQLLKYRDGKPPKYGAIWLTYYPHVMVEWYPHVLTVSTLHPVSPTKTLNMVEFFYPEEIVAFEREFVEAQQAAYMETCVEDDEIAERMDAGRRALMLRGDNETGPYQSPMEDGMQQFHEWYKAAMQST, from the coding sequence ATGTCTGATTTAAGTCTTCAACTGCAGCAGGCCGCGAGCCAACTTCCAGTTTCCGCGTATTTCGACGAGGCCCTGTACGCCCGCGAAATGCAGAACCTTTTTGCGCGAGGGCCCCGCTATGTCGGCCATCGCCTCGCCGTGCCCGAAATGGGCAATTTCCACACCCTGCCGCAGGAGCACCAAGGCCGCGCGCTGGTCCACACGCCCAAGGGCGTGGAGCTGATCTCCAACGTGTGCCGCCACCGCCAGGCGCTGATCCTGCAGGGCCGCGGCCAGCTGGACAACCAGGCCGGCGGCAACATCGTCTGCCCGCTGCACCGCTGGACCTACGCCGCGAGCGATGCGCGCACCACCGGCACGCTGATCGGCGCCCCGCATTTCGATCAGGACCCGTGCCTGAACCTGCACAACTACCCGCTCACCGAGTGGAACGGCCTCCTGTTCGAGAAGAATTCGGACGGCACCGGCCGCGACGTGGCCGCCGACATGCGCGGCCTGGGCCCGCAGGCCGACCTCGACTTCTCGGGCTACGCGCTCGACCGCGTCGAGCTGCACGAGTGCAACTACAACTGGAAGACCTTCATCGAGGTCTATCTGGAGGACTACCACGTCGGCCCGTTCCACCCCGGCCTCGGGAGCTTCGTCACCTGCGACGACCTGCGCTGGGAGTTCAACCAGAACTATTCGGTGCAGACGGTCGGAGTGGCCAACCGCCTCGGCCGAGCGGGCAGCCCGGTCTACCAGAAGTGGCAGGAGCAGTTGCTCAAGTACCGCGACGGCAAGCCGCCGAAGTACGGCGCGATCTGGCTCACCTACTACCCGCACGTGATGGTCGAGTGGTATCCGCATGTGCTCACCGTCTCGACGCTGCACCCGGTGAGCCCGACCAAGACGCTCAACATGGTGGAGTTCTTCTACCCCGAGGAAATCGTCGCCTTCGAGCGCGAGTTCGTCGAGGCCCAGCAGGCCGCCTACATGGAGACCTGCGTGGAAGACGACGAGATCGCCGAGCGCATGGACGCCGGCCGCCGCGCGCTGATGCTGCGCGGCGACAACGAGACCGGCCCGTACCAGAGCCCGATGGAAGACGGCATGCAGCAGTTCCACGAGTGGTACAAGGCCGCGATGCAGAGCACCTGA